ATCTacaaatattttttcaaataaaacagTAGCATAAAACAGAAGAGAATCAAATTgctgaagtataaaaaaataWAAAAAAATKTCTCCTGTAAATTGGGAAATATCCTAACCACTTTACCCCTAAATAAATTCAGTCAATTTCCTGAACAAAAATCAAACAGTTTCAAGGAAACCAAGTTCTCCAATGTACTCTTTAGGTAGCTTGTGCTCTCTTACAGGTAGTAGAGGAAGTCATCCAGGTTCATGTTGGGCTCTCTGTGGATGCTCTGGCCCACCAGGAAGGCCAATTTGTGGGCATATTGACAGGGTGCAGGCACCCGGATGATTCCCTGGAGATAAGCACACAGAAAACCAATGACATGCATACCCTCAATATACTACTTACTATCATGTCCGAAATAAACAATACTCAACAATATAGCAATCAATAATCAATATGATAGAGCAGTAGTCTTCAGCTAGGAATGTTTGCAATACAACTAGCTACGAGAATCCAGCCTACCTGCCAGTTGTAGTACATGTGGCAGAGTTTGTAGGTTAGTCGCTGCATGTGGTCAGGCTTCAGTCCGCTGCTGTCGTACACCACATTGTAGTGGGTTGGGGAAACACTGCCCATGCGGACGGCCTGGCTGACGATGAAGAAGTCGTACCTGAAAAGGAAAGACAGACAATAAGGATACGCAGTCACATATGATTACATTTCCATGATTGATAAATCAGTCAATGATCATACCATTCTGGGCGGGTGACCTCAGTATCGATGCATGTTCCAGGGGGAGGGTTGGTCAGCTTGCCATCGATGCGGGCAAAGAACCTGGAACTGATGCGCTTCTTCACAACCACCAAGGTGAGTTTGGGTCTAGGAGAGGATAACACAGGAAAGAACAATATCAGCAATAGAATGACTGTTGATTGAAATGGAGTCAATACAGTGGCGAGTTTCTAGAATAGATCGTCTCTTACGCGTAGTCGTGTCCCATGGTCTTGATGGACTCCATGATCTGTGGCACTTCGTAGTTGACCACGCTCTGCAGCATCCCGTCTCCCACTCCGTCTCTGTACACAATGATACGTGACGGCAGGCAGTTGTTGTGCTTCAGCCACGCCTTCAGGGCACCTGGAAAAGAGCCTGCTGTCAGGATACTGGGGATCATGGTCACAAACTTCAATAGGGATAAAACCCTTTCAGCCCTAGACTTTGAAAAAGCTGTCACAAATGTGACTCACTAAATTGGCTCAAATGGATCCTAGAAAAATACTTGGAAGTGAGCTTTTAATAGTTCCTTTTATGTAACAAGTGTTTGATTTGACTGAACATGCCTTGCAGCGCCACCTTGAGTCCGTCCATGATCTCCTGTCCACGGTTCTGCAGCACACACTTTGAGAACCACCTGGGAAATCAGAGGTATGTCCCATTAGTTTAATTGTTAACTCATTCATCATAATATCAGCTTCTGCCATCACACTCTTTGCTTGGCAACAAACCCTGATGGGAAAGTGTCCATGCATGCCTCCTGGCCATAAGGACACATACCTGGACATGCCCTGGTTAAGACTGGCCACCAGAGCTCCAATTGATCTCTTGCCAGCAGCCGTGTCGTGGTAGCAGTCAATGCCCACAATCATCAGCTGCTTCAGCTGTAAAACAGGGAGGTAAGGTGTTTATGTCTTTCAAGTGTAACGGCTTAGCATAGGCACATTCTTCCATTGAAATACATGGGGTGCATTTTATTTGTGCGTGTGTCTTACTGGGATCTCCACGCTCCACAGCTCTCCTCCCATCTTGCAGTTAATCTGCAGGGCGATCTTGGTGGCCACAGTCATGAGGGCCTGTTGTTTGGCGAGGGTGCGGGCCACCACACACTGGCTGGGTGTGGGGCAGTCCACACACAGATACTTCTTCACACTGTCGTACTTGTCCTTTCTGTTGCTGGGCAAGACCACCACCACCTTAGGAAGGAACCCAACACAACTGACAGATTCTTGACAGATAGCTGCAACATGTTTGTAATAACACCATGACAGTCATGTTTAGCCAGACTTTAGCTGAGTGACTACTGACCATCTGGGTTTCTTTCTTAACATTCTGCTGCAGAGCCCTGAGCAGAGACTCCTGGCGGTCCTCGTACTCCACCCTGGAAGAATGGAATGTTATGTCAACTCTGGGATCAAGTCATTTCTCTGGTGAGAAATGGAATACCAAGTGAAGCCTACAACTGGGTAGTGCAGTTCTCTGGATcttactctctgtgtgtgtgtgtgtgtgtgtgcactcacaTGATGGCCCTCTGCATGCGGATGCCCAGGGGTGTGGAGACCTTGTTGAGGGTCTGCAGGAGGGCCTGGGCCACATCATTGTTCCTGCGGGTGAAGAACATTAACCAGTTCTCCAGTGGTCGGCAACTGATCAGTGGGATGCCTCTCATTTCCTTGGACCAGTCTGCTTGCcaggggttgtactcatactagGAGAAAATACAAGAAATAGCAGTTACATTACATTTGCTGAAAATACCATACTTCAAACATTGAAAGTTAACCTGTTAAATCAGGAAAGTGCAGGAAGACGCCCCTCCCCCATATTCTAATATAAACAACACTAAAACTTTGATTTTGTGTTGtattaacctgtctgggaacccctcgccaacagccagtgaaattgcagggcgccaaattcaaacaacagaaatctcataattcaaatttctcaaacatacaagtattatacaccatttaaagataaacttctcattaatccaaccacagtgtccgattttaaaaaggcttttcggcgaaagcacaacatatcataatgttaggtcagcacctagtcacagacatcatacagccattttccaaccaaagagattagtcacaaaaagcagaaatagagaaaattcatcactaacctttgatattcttcatcagatgacactcccgggacaacatgttacacaatacatgtatgttttgtttgataaagttcatatttatatccaaaaacctcagttcacatttggctttgcctccaaaacatcccgtgaatttgcacagagccacatcaatttacagaaatactcataataaactttgataaaagatacaagtattatgcacagaattatagatatacttctccttaatgcaactgctttgtcagatttcaaaaaagctttacggaaaaagcaaaccatgcaataatctgattacggcgctcagagaccaaaacaagccaaacagatacccgccatgttgtggagtcaacagaagtcagaaatagcattataaatattcacttacctttgatgatcttcatcagaatgcactcccaggaatcccagttccacaataaatgtttgtttagttcgataaagtccatcatttatgtcctaATACCTCCTCGTTGTTCGAGCATTGAGTTCACAAAttcaaattcatgacgcgcgatcactaggtccagacgaaaagtcaaaaYGTTCCGTTAAAGTCcgtaaaacatgtcaaacgatgtatagaatcaatctttaggatgtttttaacataaatcttcaataatgttccaaccggagaattcctttgtctttagaattgcaatggaactcAGGTCGCTCTCAAGTGTGcgcgcgtgatcagctcatggcactctggcagacctgttaatcagctctcattcgcccccacttcacagtagaagcctcaaacaaggttctaaagactgttgacatccagtggaagccttaggaagtgcaatatgaccccatagacactgtatattcgataggcaatgagttgaaaaactacaaacctcagatttcccacttcctggttggatttttctcagcttttcgcctgccatatgagttctgttatactcacagacatcattcaaacagttttagaaacttcagagtgttttctatccaatactactaataatatgcatatattagcacctgggcctgagtagcaggaagtttactctgggcacgcttttcatccgaacgtgaaaatgctgccccctWGCCCTAACAGGTTttaaacaacaataaaacattcATTTTGTGTTGGATTATTTACTGTTCTGGAACCCTGCACAATCCTTTCCGCAGGGAGGACTCTGCCTGTGAGGCTCAGGAGTTTGTTGTCAAAGTTGAGTCCCCAGGTATTCAGCTCTGTCTGGGCCTCTGTGTTCCTTCAAAAGAAAGAGATGATCAGTATTGTAATCAATCAAAACTGGGGAATAGAAACCACAGACATTAAACTTACTGGTGGATGTTCCCAACGAAGCGGTTGAGCCGCCCCTCCCTCTGCTCTGGAGtcagtctggtgtgggtggacaggTCCTTCATGATGTTGAAGTCAGCACGCATCTTGTCAGTCAGGCCTTTTGAAGAGTGGTTTGATCACATAATACTTGGCACGACAGTACATTTAACACTTAAAAAACATTTCCAGTGTTTTGTTATAGTCAGTGGTACCTGTGAGGTAGCAGAACTCTGGAACAAGCATGGCCGGCCCTTGGGGCGGTCCTCCAGAAGGACCAATCTTCTTCATATGGCTGATCAGAAGCACCTGGTTGCCGTCAGTGATGTCCAGACCATATTGCTGAAGAGAAATTAAACCACCATTAGTTCAGTCAAGGTTCCATTAAGTGACAACAGCTCATACGCGTGTGTGTGGGACAAAACCTACGGCCTTGTAGTAGTCTTTGAAAGAAATCTCAGAGTCTCCCCTCTTGAATGTGTTGTTGGGAGTATGGTCCCACGCAATGTCATCAATCCTGTAGGTTTTGTTGTTGTACCTAAGGGAAATTATGCATTTACATTAGGATGAAGCCTAATTTTCCATTGTTAATTCATGTCATTGTTACCCATGGCAGAATCTTAACATGTTATCAATAGTGCGTATGTGAAATACATGGAAGCAAAGACcatagccctttacactcgtactcAGGGTTGAAAAATGGCAGTTGGCCactaacatgctatacatgacgtcagagctctggctctcCGCTTTAtggcgctgtatgggttttgactYACAAagattctgaacttgagcacctcaCACAACAAGAAATTGCCCCCATCCCTRCCGGTAACTGAccagcattttttgttgtttgagtgagggaaatgctgtaaattgatgactatgtattttgaaagatgagacgttgaggattataataaacacagctttgatgtcatacaagccaGCCAAACAactgtgagtccaaatgtgcataTACAGTGTTAACGTTTAACATCActgtgtttgatgtacagttacaagatgacatggcttcATACACTGGGTTGTTTTTAACAGAATGtgcttgtttgtttattgtgaagaaaACTCCCCGAagcacacgcacctgaatgcactcatgaccagGGGTTGGTTCAGGGAACTGACCAGagaactgtaaaataaatacctttttcaaggaacagaaacggAACCTGTAACCATACTGTAATCCATACtattccggaacagaaccgttattttaaaagcatgggaagcAGTTAACGTTATTTTATGTTCCAGACTTTTTTCTAGTCCCACAACAAAATGCCTATTCAAAGCCCTCACGCTGTCCCTtagaaacttattccagtgtctgccttcaagctgaaaatctttgcctgtttaggctacctgcccctcccacctccaaagcataggctactgtattgAGGTAACAAGcttgattcagaagatagggagagatttttaattagcgagagaagaatggattaattTCCAATGCTAGTTCAggatactataggcctagttatAACGTTTCACGTGGGATTTACAAAGACGCGTTTTTAATTCTGGTGTCGCACAgaagcttgttagctagcaaggTCAAGCGTGTTAGTGCGCTAGCTCGAAGGACACTCAGTTACCCCATAGAAGCCACTCacaggtataattctgtgggcctaatatgtcataacaagatgcctaAGCGAGTcaagcctcctcctcaacccATCRGCAAAATTTGGCATCTTGCACCAGGCTACACTTGTCTGTTCATCACACATGTAAACAGCTAGCTTGCCTTctccatctgcactgattgaagtaatttaatgagctgtaaatgtaaaaaataattaaaatggtgaataaaaaataaaaaaaaggaacgCTATAAACTCAgggccctgtgcaactgggtcctggacttcatgacgggcAGCCGccaggtggtggaggtaggtaacaacatctccactactCTGCTCATTAACACAAAGGCCCCACAAGGGTACATGCTCagccctgtactccctgttcacccatgactgcgtggccacgcaagcctccaactcaatcatggagtttgcagacgacaacagtggtaggtaggcttgattaccaacaacgacgagaaagcctacagggaggtgaaggccctggcggagtggtaccaggaaaataacctctccctcaacaaaacaaaggagctgattgtggacggGGGTTGGAGCACGTCCTCACCAttcttcggcgtacacatcactgacaatctgaagaaattcggcttggccctcAACATACATACCACGCGGGTTAAGtgcgcgttgcaaaataaatgtacacatacatgttattctaTCATCGCACCGTCAACAAacatctgcgtagccaggcgttaaaatagaacttggttctatttgtgaagcTTAACGCGCTGGAAGTCccggctctcccatctcctcattggtttttaggagcatatacccacgtggatgATTGAACGattaactgaggtccacactccagtScagatggtggtggtagtgcaccttaaagttggttgccaaccgccataaagTTCAAAGAAGactggaggagagattactagaatcTAACTCgctttacccttttatctgtggattaatttgtcagagtagaggaccttgagcatttcaggtaaaataacaacccagctagcaacagcaaactaCCGAACTAAAGTGCCTTGATTGTTAAAttattttcgacctgtccccaaattaatatggTTGGTTCATAGTTcgtttgatatttcaacctgcatgtcctgatcgcgtctaGTGTGGATGGATAAAATaaacatcaccgggggcacactgcccgccctccaggacatttacagcacccggtgtcacaggaaggcaaaaaagatcatcaaggacattaaccacccaagccaaggcctgttcaccccgctatcattcagaaggcgaggtcagtacaggtgcatcaaagcagggactgagagactgaaaaacagcttctatctgaagGCCATCATACTTAGTCACCACTAGACYGCCTCAGCCCAGTACCCTGCATTCGGAAAtctctttatccacattttattatgttacagccttattctaaaatgtattaaataattgttttccctcaatctacacgcaacaccccataatgacagagcgaaaacaggtttagacatttttacaaattcattaaaaataagtatttacagttgaagtcagaagttcacatacactcattTTTCAACSACTCCACAAATTTCTTYttaacaaactgtagttttggcaagRcagttaggacatctactttgtgcatgacacaagtaatttttcccaacaattgtRtacagacagattatttcacttattcactgcatcacaattccagtggttcaaaTGTttacaagttgactgtgccttttaacagattggaaaattccagaaaattatgtcatggcttgagaagattctgataagctaattgacatcatttgggctaattgacatcatttgagttaattggaggtgtacctgtggatgtatttcaaggcctaccttcaaactcagtgcctctttgcttgacatcatgggaaaatcaaaggaaatcagccaagacctccacaagtctggttcatccttgggagcaatttccaaacgcctgaaggtaccacgttcatctgtacaaacaatagtacgcaagtataatcaccaagagaccacgcagccatcataccgctcaggaaggagacgcgttctgtctcctagagattaacgtactttggtgcaaatcaatcccagaccaacagcaaatgaccgtgtgaagatgctggaggaaacaaggtcaaaagtatcaatatccacagaacaaaacgagtcctatatcgacataacctgaaaggccactcagcaaggaagaagccactgctccaaaactgcactaaaaaagccggactacggtttgcaactgcacatggggacaaagatcgtactttttggagaaatgtcctctggtctgatgaaacaaaaatagaactgtttggccataatgaccatcgttatgtttggaggaaaaaggcggaggcttgcaagccaaagaacaccatccgaactgtgaagcacgggggtggcagcatcatgttgtggggatgctttgctacaggagtgactggtgcacttcacaaaatagatggcaccacgaggaaggaaaattatgtggatatattgaagcaacatctcaagacatcagtcaggaggttaaagcttggtcgcaattgggtcttccaaatggacaatgaccccaagcatacttccaaagttgtggccaaatggcttaagggcaacaacgtcaaggtattggagtggccctcacaaagccctgacctcaatcccatagaaaatttgtgggcagaactgaaaaagtgtgtgcgagcaaggaggcctacaaacctgactcagttacaccagctctgtcaggaggaatgggccaaaattcacccaacttattgtgggaagcttgtggaaggctacccgaaacgcttgacccaagttaaaccatttaaaggcaatgctaccagatactaattgagtgtatgtaaacttctgacccactgggaatgtgatgatataaataaaagctgaaagaaatcaatcacttccaacttcaactgtacataagtatttagaccctttgctatgagactcaaaactgagctctggtgcatcgtgtttccattgatcatccttgatatgtttctacaacttcatttgAGTCtttctgtggtaaattaaattgattggacatgatttggaaaggcactcacttgtctatataaggtcccaccgttgacagtgcatgtcagagtaaaaaccaatctaggtctaaggaattgtccatagagctctgagacaggattgtgtcgaggcacagatctgagtaAGGGTACAAAAAAcgtcagcaacattgaaggtccccaagaacacaagggcctccatcattcaggggcggcaggtagcctagtggttagagcattgcaccattaaccaaaaggttgctagatcaaatccccgagctgacatggtaaaaatctgtccttctgcccccgatcaaggcagttaacccactgttcctaggtggttattgtaaataagaatgtgttcttaactgattgcctagttaaataaaggttaaataaataaaaaatgcttaaatggaagaagtttggaaccaccaagactcttcctagagctggctgcccaggcaaactgagcaatcatgggtgaagggccttggtcagggaggtgaccaagaaccaaatggtcattttgacagtgctccagatttcctctgtggagatgggagaaccttccagtaggacatccatctctgcagcagtccaccaatcaggcatttatggtagagtcggaatccagacggaatccactcctcagtaaaaggcacatgacagcccacttggagtttgccaaaaggcacttaacgggattcagaccatgagaaacacaattttctggtctgatgaaaccaagattgaactctttggcgtcacgtctggaggaaaccaggcaccgctcatcacttagccaataccatccctacggcgaagcatggtggtggcagcatctgtagggatgctgtggggatgtttttccagcagcaggaaCCGGGAGACTattcaagatcgagggaaagatgaacggaaaaAAGTACAGAgaaacccttgatgaaaacctgctccagggcattcaggacctcagactgggacgaaggttcaccttccaacaggacaacgacactaagcacacagccaagacaatgcaggagtggcttcggaaKaagtctctgaatgtcattgagtggccaagccagaggctggacttgaacctgatctaacatctctggagagacctgaaaataactgtgcagtgacgctccccattcaacctgacagcgtgtgagaggatctgcagagaagaatgggagataatacaggtgtgccaagcttgtagcgtcatacccaagaagactcaaggctgtaatcgctgccaaaggtgcttcaacaaagtactgagtaaagggtctgaacacttgtgtaaatgtgagtTTAAAAATTCTTAATACATTtgcgcacaaaaaaaaaaacttttgctttgtcattttggggtattgtgtgtagattaaatatatatatatattgttttttattgcCTTGCAAAAGCGTAACACTAAGATCCTATTTTATAACTTTGCTAGTAATGTTgtcaatagaacaagctttcaaatcatgcccacctgacctagattgcgatttataatggactgtttttggattgcgtaaacaacagtaactgtgtgatggtggggatgcaGAGTTGTGTTCCAAAGTAAACTACAAATGTGAATGCTCCAGTTCGTCAACGGCACAGCTAGTAGAGCTCAAAAATATACATTACTGTTGAATgtaggcaacaacatctccaCTACCGTGCTCTTTAACACaaaggccccacaagggtgcatgttcagcacccccctgtactccctgttcacccatgacttttATGGGTGCAGTGAAACTGCTTAGGAACTGTACACACTTTGGAAAGGTGGGTGGctacttggagacaccagttagtcctctcactcaaacccttgtaatttgTTGGTCATATGTcacacctaccccacattttccaggaatagtcttatgttactgaatgtatccagagtattttcagattgtcatcaacaaatgtgaaaagtacagaaaattgtatatcaagtgtaatgtttggatttagtcttgtgtcaggtgaactgttgtgtactCACCTTCggtctaataattttcccatTATCTAtgaactgttccctttcaattgctaccatggctatgcatatgttttacatatttattctgtaagaaaaatgtcaatttagccttatccatataggccaattcccagaAGTGTAAAGGGATAACACTTTTCAAGCAGTTGTTCCCTATGCCAAGATTAACAGATTTAGGATTTAATCCGATTAGACTCCTGTAGTTCAGTATTGAAGACACTATAGTAATGGGTCTTACTTGGTGAGGACGATGAGTCCCACCAGCTCCTTGGTGCAGGCCTCTGGGAAGCGCTGATCTCCACTCTGCTGCCTGAGGCCCATCATGAAGCTGAGCACCGTCTCACTGCGCAGCACCTTGTGGCTCACGTCCgtgcacagcatgatgctggacTCGTACTGGAGGATGGTGGAAGTAAAACCGGGCCAGATGGTCAGCCtgaagaacacacacagcacacagtgaAAAACGCCAAAAGACATCACACAGCTTAATTCTGGATCTATAGTCTCCATAGAGTCCACTGTTGAGGCTAGTGAAATACAGACCTGTGCTGTGGGATATTAAGTGGGTCTGTTGGGTTGTAGTAATGGCGTCCAATCTGCTGCATGTTCAGCATCCTCAGCACTCTGAAAACAAGAACAGACAACTGTTAGGCAATGATGGAGTAGAGCCACGGTTAGGGTTTTAGTGTTAACATGTCACTGTCCACTATTTTACAGATATGGAATATTATTTTCAGAGTTTTGAAACTCAAAGCTGTGAACACGACAATGACCCTTCAGTAGGTGTTCTGACCTTCTGAAGATGATGTTGTAGAACTGcaggcacactggagaagtgggGGGCAGCTCATTGGTCAGAGTGACAGTGATCTGGACTTTCTCACCCATTCTGGTCTCACTGTACAGCACAGTCTCCtataaacaaaaaaagtgtatcTAAAGACCCAGCAGATTAAGAATAATCTATTAATTTAAGTCTAAAAAGCAACTAGGTGCCAAACAGCCTTCTATGTTGTTTAACAGaagcttaaagctgcaatatgcaactttttgggcacccccaaccaaattcacatagaaggTTTGAGCCTTAGTTTCGGGTTTTGTACAAgacaatattttggtattttaaaatatttcagtggtttagatggtacaatgattattgTTTTGTCAAACTAAAATtaagcaaactattagaattttagcaatcaggaaaaggcagagcgatttctgcatattgcacctttaactgTAAATCCCATGTTACACAGGAAGTTAGTACTAAATTACATCACTACATAAAGCCACCAGAGGAATAGTGCCCTCCAGTGTACTGTACCGTGTTGTGCAGTTTGTGAGGCAGGAAGAGGAGGGCTCCATCAAAGGTGCGAGCTTTGCCTAGTGTCTCCTCATGCTGATACATGAGGGCAGAACGTAGGCGCCGTGACTCCATGACAGGCTTGAAGTCCACATGGTACTGGTACAGCACCCACTGAGGGCGGGACAGGATCTTGAAGAAGTTGGCTTTCAGCTCAATGGGAGACCCAgaaaaacctgaggaaatatcAAAGGTTACCGTTAAACCTGACTGCAGCCAGGGCAATTTTAATTTCGAAATCTTTACTAAATGATTTAGCTCAGTAACACTTTGGGGGTTTTTAAATAAGGATGTATCATGGCAATTCCTGTCAAACCATGTAGTCATAAGCCATTTACACACCAGACTTGGACTCTCTCACATGCTCCATGGCCTGCCTGGTGTTGATTCCTGCATCATGAAAGTCACGACGccgtccacctctctctccaatctTCACCTGCTGAAACCCTGCAGATATCTGAATAACGGCTGTGAAAAAACAAAACACGAATTATTTAAGTCAGCCTTCTATCGTTCATTGTAAATGTATGCACAGC
This portion of the Salvelinus sp. IW2-2015 linkage group LG15, ASM291031v2, whole genome shotgun sequence genome encodes:
- the piwil1 gene encoding piwi-like protein 1, which codes for MTGRARARSRGRARGQETAAPGMTPFQETAREAPPSEGELVGRGRQRTAPGAVSSEAVIQISAGFQQVKIGERGGRRRDFHDAGINTRQAMEHVRESKSGFSGSPIELKANFFKILSRPQWVLYQYHVDFKPVMESRRLRSALMYQHEETLGKARTFDGALLFLPHKLHNTETVLYSETRMGEKVQITVTLTNELPPTSPVCLQFYNIIFRRVLRMLNMQQIGRHYYNPTDPLNIPQHRLTIWPGFTSTILQYESSIMLCTDVSHKVLRSETVLSFMMGLRQQSGDQRFPEACTKELVGLIVLTKYNNKTYRIDDIAWDHTPNNTFKRGDSEISFKDYYKAQYGLDITDGNQVLLISHMKKIGPSGGPPQGPAMLVPEFCYLTGLTDKMRADFNIMKDLSTHTRLTPEQREGRLNRFVGNIHQNTEAQTELNTWGLNFDNKLLSLTGRVLPAERIVQGSRTYEYNPWQADWSKEMRGIPLISCRPLENWLMFFTRRNNDVAQALLQTLNKVSTPLGIRMQRAIMVEYEDRQESLLRALQQNVKKETQMVVVVLPSNRKDKYDSVKKYLCVDCPTPSQCVVARTLAKQQALMTVATKIALQINCKMGGELWSVEIPLKQLMIVGIDCYHDTAAGKRSIGALVASLNQGMSRWFSKCVLQNRGQEIMDGLKVALQGALKAWLKHNNCLPSRIIVYRDGVGDGMLQSVVNYEVPQIMESIKTMGHDYAPKLTLVVVKKRISSRFFARIDGKLTNPPPGTCIDTEVTRPEWYDFFIVSQAVRMGSVSPTHYNVVYDSSGLKPDHMQRLTYKLCHMYYNWQGIIRVPAPCQYAHKLAFLVGQSIHREPNMNLDDFLYYL